In Kaistella sp. 97-N-M2, the sequence ATTCCTCTAATCACCTCCATGCCGAGAATTGGCTTGTTCTTGCGGTCGTCCTTGCAATCGATGCAGGTGGCATGTTCCGGTTTAATTAAAAGCTGAACCACTTTACCGTAATATTTACCGTCGGATTTTTTCGTAATTTCTACGATAGATTTTGCCTGCCCGGTTTCATCATCGATGGTTTTCCATTTTCCTTCAATCTGAGCGTAGGAAAGCGTTGCAAACATAAGCGCAACAAAAGAGAAAATTATTTTTTTCATTTTAAAATTGTTTTAATTTTTGGTTGGATAAATGTAACTAAAAAAAGTTAAACACCAAATCTTTAATTATTAGTACCATACTTTCCATAAGGTATAACACATAATTCAAAAATAAAACAGGAGATTTAACTTTACTTCCTTGCCTCCAAATTTCTTTTCAGAAGATCCGAATTTCTTAATTGAAAATAAATCCCGAAGAGCGAAACAAAAGCCGTCATCAAAGTAAATATCATGGCAGTTGCCACCGAAATTCGCACATCGTAATGTAAATAATACCCCGCTTTCATAAAAACCCACTCTCGAATACCGATACCGGAAAAGGAAAGCACACTTAAAACCGTACTGATAAGAAAGACGAGAAAATACGTCCAGATATTTTCTACAGCGGCAAATGAACTCACGATGCAGAAAATCGAAGCCAACTGCAGTCCCTGAATCAGAAAAGAAAAAAGCAGCGTACGGAAAAAAATAATTTTAAAAGACGGAAAAAAAGCAGTAAAAGCCAATTTTGCCAGAAAAAGGGTCAACGCAACAGAAACAATAATTAAAAATTTATAATTCGCGGGAAGAAAGGAGATTCCCAAAAGCTGAATCAAGACCAAAATAGCGAGCAAACCTGAAAGCCGGTCCGCCAAAACCGCCGCCGACAATTTCTTGACGCCCCAATCATATTTTTTGTGAAGCACATACACTTTATACGCATCGCCGCCAATACCGCCGGGAATAAAAAAATTATAGAACATTCCGATCAGATAAAGTTTCCGGTTCTCGTTTTTTTGAAGGTTAAACTGAAGCGCGCCAAAATACTGCCCTAATCTTTCCGCGGAAAAAAACTGCGAAAGCGCGAATAAAATCAGTGCCAAAGCTAAAAAAGCGATGTTACCCGTTTCCAAAATCCCCCAGACTTCGGCAAAAGGAATTTTTTTAAAAACAAAATAGAGCAACAAAATACTGAGGCCCACTTTAAAAACCGTGAAGATTATTTTATTTGTCTTTTTCAAAAAGAAGAGATTTTGCGAATGTTGAAAGGTCTCTTTTTCTGGGACTCGTAGTAGGTTTTCATTAGGAGATCGATAATGATTCCCGTGGTAAAAAACTGAATTCCCACAAATACCAATAAAATTCCTAAAATCAAAAGCGGTCGTCCACCAATGGAATTGCCCAGAATTTTAAGAATTAAAAGGTAGAAATTAATAAGCATTCCCAAACCGAAAATAAGAATTCCGATGTTGCCAAAGAGATAAATAGGTTTTTGCAGATATTTTTGGTTAAACAACAGAAGTAGAAGATCGTTGATGACTTTCGTCGTGCGCCCGATGCCATATTTTGATACGCCAAATTTCCGCGAATGATGCTTTACAGGTACCTCGGCAATTCGTGCTCCGTTCATGTGCGCATGCAGCGTAATAAAACGGTGACTTTCGCCATAAAGATCGAGTTCTTTCGCTGTATCTTTCGTGAAGACTTTCAGCGCGCAACCGTGGTCTTTCACATTAAGCTTCGTTGTTGTTCTGATGATGAAATTCGCCACTTTCGACGGAAATGTGCGTAAGAGATTGTCCTGCCTTTTTTGCCGTTGGCCGACCACCAGATCATAACTGCCCGAGTTCAGTTTTTCAATCATCATCGGGATATCCGACGGATCGTTCTGCATATCGCCATCCATCGTGATGATATAGTCGCCGGAGGCATAATCGATTCCCGCCATGAGCGCGGAACTTTGTCCGTAATTTTTTTTCAGCTCGATGAGGACAACATTCGGTGCAGCCAGATCTTTCACCACTTTCACGGTTTCATCCGTGGAGAAATCATCAATAAGAATAAGTTCGTAAGGGTAATTTTTCAACGCATCATGGACGGCCTGAATGAGCAGCGGCGCATTCTCAGCTTCATTATATAAAGGAACGACGACAGAGTAAAATTGGCTTGCATCCATAGTTTAAGAAAATTGTTCTGCAAATATAATTGAATTTATGTTGCTCGCCTTCTCTGCATTTCAATTGTTGCCTTTATATTTGCACAAACTCTTCGCTATGAAAAAGACCGATCCATTTTATATTCTCCTAGCAGTTTGTGCCGTTCTTTTATTTGCACATCTTGGGAAACTCTACGTCGATATCATGGAAGCGCGGAATTTTGTCTCTGCGCGCGAAATGGCCGAAGAAGGACACTGGATTTTTACGACATTAAATAACCAAACCCGATACGAAAAACCGCCACTTCCCACGTGGTTTACGGCCTGGATGGGCGAATTATTTACCTTTCAAAATATTGGAGCACTGCGTTTTCCCGCGGCACTTTCCTGCTTCTTTTTGGTCGTTTATTTTTATAAAATTGTAGAATTTCTCTCCGAAAATAAAAAACTCGCTCTCATCTCTTCTTTGGTTTTAATCACGAATTTTATTGTTATTTACGTGGGACGGCGCGGCAACTGGGATATTTACAGCTATAGTTTTATGGTGATCGGGATTTATTATTTTATGCTGGCACTGCGACGCATCCACTGGATGAAAAATTATGTGGCAGCCGGTCTTCTTTTTGGCTTGTCGCTATTAAGCAAAGGTCCGACCGGACCTTACGTTTTTCTGATTCCATTTTTTGCAGCATATGTACTCACTTTTGGCTTTCCGAAAAAGAAAGATATCCCCGGAATTGCGGTGTGCGGCGTCCTTACTTTGTTGATCGGCGGTTCCTGGTATATTTACATTTACGCGGCCGATCCCCAAACCTTTTTGGGCATTATGCAGAAAGAAGCTCTAGCGCGCGAAAACAGAGATGTAAAACCCTTTACAAGATATCTGAGTTTTCCCGTACAAACCGGAGTTTGGGTATTTTTCAGCGTGTTGGGCTTAATTTTTCCTTTGGTTAAAAAAAGAACCTCGGCGCCAAAAATCTATATGCTCTTTTTCTACTGGACGGTTTTTGCGCTGCTGCTGCTCTCTTTGATTCCGTCGAAAAAGGAACGCTATCTTTTCCCGATGATGGTTCCGCTGGCA encodes:
- a CDS encoding lysylphosphatidylglycerol synthase transmembrane domain-containing protein; amino-acid sequence: MKKTNKIIFTVFKVGLSILLLYFVFKKIPFAEVWGILETGNIAFLALALILFALSQFFSAERLGQYFGALQFNLQKNENRKLYLIGMFYNFFIPGGIGGDAYKVYVLHKKYDWGVKKLSAAVLADRLSGLLAILVLIQLLGISFLPANYKFLIIVSVALTLFLAKLAFTAFFPSFKIIFFRTLLFSFLIQGLQLASIFCIVSSFAAVENIWTYFLVFLISTVLSVLSFSGIGIREWVFMKAGYYLHYDVRISVATAMIFTLMTAFVSLFGIYFQLRNSDLLKRNLEARK
- a CDS encoding DUF2147 domain-containing protein; this translates as MKKIIFSFVALMFATLSYAQIEGKWKTIDDETGQAKSIVEITKKSDGKYYGKVVQLLIKPEHATCIDCKDDRKNKPILGMEVIRGMKKEGGEFTGGTITDPKTGKTYKCNITREGDKLDVRGYIGFSFVGRSQTWYQVK
- a CDS encoding glycosyltransferase family 39 protein, with the protein product MKKTDPFYILLAVCAVLLFAHLGKLYVDIMEARNFVSAREMAEEGHWIFTTLNNQTRYEKPPLPTWFTAWMGELFTFQNIGALRFPAALSCFFLVVYFYKIVEFLSENKKLALISSLVLITNFIVIYVGRRGNWDIYSYSFMVIGIYYFMLALRRIHWMKNYVAAGLLFGLSLLSKGPTGPYVFLIPFFAAYVLTFGFPKKKDIPGIAVCGVLTLLIGGSWYIYIYAADPQTFLGIMQKEALARENRDVKPFTRYLSFPVQTGVWVFFSVLGLIFPLVKKRTSAPKIYMLFFYWTVFALLLLSLIPSKKERYLFPMMVPLAATSAYYLYFIFKAISLKKWEKNMNKTIFTILGVVSLVIAIGVYFLPASLSFYTVLFSLAAFACAGFLFYFIYRKLNFEYAFYAVIALMVSTGLFGIPVLDRTLQNNKDFHSLRSFRNQVEKEHRTMYIFSAYSPEVWFRYQAVLPEIKIDEPKTFPDENVFYVATNDNSAGNLKNLETLGWKLTFISKFDDNEEAPPSKNNAGRKIHYVYKVEK
- a CDS encoding glycosyltransferase family 2 protein, with protein sequence MDASQFYSVVVPLYNEAENAPLLIQAVHDALKNYPYELILIDDFSTDETVKVVKDLAAPNVVLIELKKNYGQSSALMAGIDYASGDYIITMDGDMQNDPSDIPMMIEKLNSGSYDLVVGQRQKRQDNLLRTFPSKVANFIIRTTTKLNVKDHGCALKVFTKDTAKELDLYGESHRFITLHAHMNGARIAEVPVKHHSRKFGVSKYGIGRTTKVINDLLLLLFNQKYLQKPIYLFGNIGILIFGLGMLINFYLLILKILGNSIGGRPLLILGILLVFVGIQFFTTGIIIDLLMKTYYESQKKRPFNIRKISSF